CCTTCATAGGTAAAAAATaatccccctccccccccaccCCAAATCTGCTTCGCTCTAAAATTGCACCGCTGGATTTCTATGTGACTGAACCAAATTTAAGTTGCTGCTGTTGAAAAAGATATGCCATTACTGATTTGTTGTATGACTGAACATAAGTTGCTGCTTCAAATATATACAAAATGATATTATGGTTACCCATAAGTTGCTTCTTCTGAAAAAAATGTTGCTACTTGCAAAATATATGCAACTTTAGTTTTGGTTGTTAgctctaatttattttttaaaaacaaactCTCAGGGATTGATAGGAATGGCTTAACTATACAGCTGGGTTGCAGGTTCTTGAGAAATGAGAAGACCGATGATTTTATATGGTTGTTTACTGAATTCAAGAAAGCAATGGGTGGGAAAGACCCTGTAACTATCATAACTGACCAGGACCTTGCAATGAAAGCTGCTATTGGTGAAGTTTTCACCACATCAATCCATAGGAATGTAAGTGGCACATCATGGAGAATTCTGTAAGACCATGGGTTCTTTTTTGAATGGCAAGCAAGAATTATCTGATGACTTCAAGGATTGTCTTGATAACAGCTTCTTGCCAAGCAAATTTGAGGGCAAGTGGCAAGTGTTTTTGGATAAACATGGCTTGAATGATGATGAGATTCAAGCATCTGTATGACATGAGGCATAGCTGGGTCCCGGCTTATTTCATGCAGTACTTTTTCCCCTTCCTCCAGATCACGGCGTGAAGTGAAGGCTTCAATGTTGTCCTGAAGCGCTATGTGAACCCAAAGAACTCAATTTACAACTCTATTCAGCAGTATAGGAAGATTCAGTGGAGGATTTTTGGCAAGCAGGATTTGCAAGAGgcaagctgtggcggaaccacctcggattagcttgattaagtagagtttagccgcctaacatgcgacactcctgcctaactcgagctaacacgaagcgtcgtcggatttcatccgatttaaccacttaaacaggatcgagttcagcaaacccacacaaggtgagcggttacagagaatacaaccaGTCCACCGAGTTTAAACGAGTTTTACTCATTTTTGTTCAACCATAAAGTCCAACATTAGAGTTTACAAAACAaggaacaacagagaaaacactagcggaagacttcgtcggggccGGATAtcctgggcgaggccagccagaacatcactgagtcctctcctcgccgtccgaggaggggtcccactcgaccgtccagcctggcgggagctggggcgaccaagcaccaaccagagaggggtcggacgcggcaacttcacctgaaaacagaagccaccacaaggctgagctactaagctcaacaagacttaaccgataggagtaaggactactcctcctactagacatgcaaggcttcttggccgaggggtttgtttgccaaaagcactaagtacaacctattttcaagttttagctccggttctaagttgattaaccggtctaggttttgcaaactattctaagcaaccatagagccaaacaagatgggTAGATATAACAAccacattgccatcatcagattcctcatttactcagggtgacatagcgatcaagcaatctcaaactgtgagaggtagacgaatcgattcgagttctttaaccatgcatggtgaacctagcctcacgacatccgcgcacccggaggtcgcttcctgtgtcgtccttccccatcaatcccctaacccgtgtcgggcccatttcctttggtgcaaggttccacagactcggcctctgccgtcctgtgaccacacattgccaccacgtgcgacaaccagtaggggaaactccgttccaagaacaatggggcgaccgctcacgtctaggttcaatcaggtactaggcttcctcatcccatac
Above is a genomic segment from Setaria viridis chromosome 4, Setaria_viridis_v4.0, whole genome shotgun sequence containing:
- the LOC140222567 gene encoding protein FAR1-RELATED SEQUENCE 5-like, producing the protein MGELYGSIVHCPYIEGDAKNLRVEYRAENKGKDMKATLDYFEELKKEDPDFYYNYTLDDEDRVENLFWVDGAARKAYELYDNCISFDTTYLTNAYNMPCSPFIGIDRNGLTIQLGCRFLRNEKTDDFIWLFTEFKKAMGGKDPVTIITDQDLAMKAAIGEVFTTSIHRNQELSDDFKDCLDNSFLPSKFEGKWQVFLDKHGLNDDEIQASV